In the Caenorhabditis elegans chromosome X genome, one interval contains:
- the chts-1 gene encoding EGF-like domain-containing protein (Confirmed by transcript evidence), which translates to MNEKRRCISENTECIDEICMCASFYKAVDGVCVTEKSKTLTQQCRIDSDCRGPGEFCSSFSICMCRSSHVDVGTQCKPVIYPGQHGCEDSIQCNKGFPGANCDVNRNCVCPVGFLAIQQTCVSNQQAAHHPPIRNEIMLQNEIMADHRTINQSFRGNFFRRRNYDGPRAYQIAPDLTCSYDNQCAGYPLAICHSVCQCVKGALNTGTTCIASSTAIQTSVACPAGQTYIREAGVCMTVQQPGEPCQYSQQCSALEPGAYCLKMRCECVYGMKKSSNGCTFVNNDCKERGHIFISEIGECREVFPPGGKGCSHNLQCSGAYPDATCFMQTCTCPPNLPVAADGTCGRSCPNNQVYSGVTGECLPEKQPGQDCIYSSQCQASFGGLVCDKNTCRCPNGLVFDGLKCSHGCPPHKRVIDKEICVEGCPSGIVEVAGRCVKQVSIGQPCVANAQCNFGSFCQSGTCQCPPGFYVQDEQCQAIESEPNESCQNNEKCTKGSVCYNGKCSCPRNHELINGHCQQNRAVPIGSACVRIGVTCDGGSVCVAGICVCPLGKTPRNGVCIEHVAARPGTSCQNEEECVDHSYCSPETNKCECMKASQMVIGGECRERLKAHPGYGCTMGEMCVGNSVCVNGKCACVDGKVEINKICIDQVSAKPGDTCGKGIICEGGSYCNTDSGKCACRRGENSINGICKGFTFVYPGDLCTDITSRCTGGSYCARGRCECPPRMSAIDKKCVHQQTAAPGEPCSEKVACSPFSVCENNVCKCVNNMMIRDKMCVQRRKVNIGNSCNNEDQCLGNSTCMDNNCQCGIGFVASMDVCVLRKTVTPGYLCNPEDICTGQSVCIKGVCQCQPDYKQMHNICVKKNIGIEGSPCSSRDDCGEGLMCGASGKCSCPEGLFSVNGKCRSYVQLGQTCTSDDRCAERNAQCQENYCTCRTGYTNINGQCAANIVTPAEPETLSQVKSGLLGHICTSNDHCKIAHSQCRRNVCQCIDGYRIFGSTQCIPRPGKPKERKTEKESKLVELGDKCDKLSLCSKGAICEKGVCSCPETFFESDGACVKNVAKIKVVVPPLSSCLGGEECSGNSECVHGICFCKEEFTLFEGKCQRLRIIEKLTVLESKKLIKPIKAHTTPTAASNTTPIPVKTTTTLQTTTATTLPENYVSSSTNRPLTPIIISMKLGSTSSPSPQITSNPEYKWRLSKPGHMCDNKTHCTNCSVCVNGFCRCPEGLVHYGDKCVSEIDATKCLASNQCPSGAQCVKGECRCKPGLGITRYGFCVPITFAEPGTSCAYGEHCQKDSHCEDGLCTCNEPLVLKENKCVVSPREQTRRRQPSRLLTECPRDGSCRLPSCFCTSTGKIPPNNFDTKQVPQMVMLSFDDPITDRIINTLKSLFSGSIRNPNGCAIKGTFFVSHQWNNYDQSLWLHSTNHEIGVNSITREDLSGRTQERWYKEQKGMRETLAEFSFIDRSHIIGTRAPELKIGGDAQYRMMSENNFTFDNSMLVSSPYWPQTLDHKLAWECDGNCPTQSHKAIWEIPIQNIQANDTRWYKTLTRAMKPFDSRDSVTKMLQRNFMNHYKTNRAPFILTLDTEFLTYLPDNGAVYALRDFLKFIVQKQDVFVVTGSQIIDYMRNPVDLNNIKSLRSWQCKPQMKDEANPCENPTTCSFSGRARGQFAHSFRMCGVCPKSYPWI; encoded by the exons ATGAATGAAAAACGAAGATGTATTTCGGAAAATACCGAATGTATTGATGAAATTTGCATGTGTGCAAGTTTTTACAAAGCCGTTGATGGAGTCTGTGTAACTGAGAAAA GTAAGACACTCACCCAGCAGTGTCGTATCGACAGCGATTGCCGCGGACCCGGAGAGTTTTGCTCTTCGTTCTCAATTTGTATGTGCCGCAGCTCTCATGTTGATGTCGGCACCCAATGCAAACCGG TAATCTACCCTGGTCAGCATGGATGTGAAGACTCCATACAATGCAATAAGGGATTTCCTGGTGCTAACTGCGATGTTAATAGAAACTGTGTGTGCCCTGTTGGTTTTTTGGCAATTCAGCAGACCTGTGTTTCAAATCAGCAAGCAGCACATCACCCGCCAATTCGAAATG aaataatgtTACAAAATGAGATAATGGCAGATCATCGAACAATCAACCAATCGTTCCGAGGCAACTTTTTCAGAAGGAGAAATTATGATGGGCCAAGAGCATACCAAATTGCTCCAGATCTCACTTGCTCCTATGATAATCAATGCGCAGGGTATCCCTTGGCAATTTGCCACTCAGTTTGTCAGTGCGTAAAGGGAGCATTGAATACAGGAACCACTTGTATCGCATCTTCAACag ccaTTCAAACGTCTGTTGCGTGTCCTGCTGGTCAAACTTACATCCGCGAGGCTGGAGTCTGCATGACAG TTCAACAACCGGGCGAGCCTTGTCAATACTCACAACAATGCTCCGCACTGGAACCAGGAGCGTATTGCTTGAAAATGAG atgtgaaTGTGTGTATGGAATGAAGAAAAGCAGTAACGGATGCACATTTGTCAATAATGACTGTAAGGAAAGAGGTCATATTTTTATTAGCGAAATTGGGGAATGTAGAGAAG TTTTCCCTCCTGGGGGCAAGGGATGTTCCCATAACCTTCAATGCTCTGGCGCATATCCTGACGCTACCTGCTTTATGCAAACCTGCACTTGTCCACCTAACTTACCAGTCGCCGCTGATGGAACATGTGGAAGATCCTGTCCAAACAATCAAGTTTACTCCGGTGTCACAGGAGAATGTCTCCCAG AGAAGCAACCCGGGCAGGACTGTATTTACTCTTCACAGTGTCAAGCGTCGTTCGGTGGTCTTGTGTGTGACAAAAATACATGTCGGTGTCCGAATGGACTTGTCTTTGATGGACTGAAATGCTCACATGGTTGTCCTCCCCACAAAAGAGTCATTGACAAAGAAATTTGCGTTGAAG gATGTCCATCTGGCATTGTTGAAGTTGCTGGGCGTTGCGTGAAACAAGTTTCAATTGGACAACCTTGTGTTGCTAATGCTCAATGTAATTTTGGAAGCTTCTGTCAAAGTGGAACCTGCCAATGTCCTCCTGGATTTTATGTTCAAGATGAACAGTGCCAAGCAA ttgaaaGTGAACCTAatgaaagttgccaaaataaCGAGAAATGTACAAAGGGGTCTGTTTGCTATAATGGAAAGTGTTCGTGTCCAAGAAATCACGAGTTGATCAATGGTCATTGCCAGCAGAATCGAGCAG TTCCAATCGGTAGTGCTTGCGTCAGAATCGGAGTAACATGTGATGGTGGATCAGTCTGTGTTGCTGGAATATGTGTATGTCCATTAGGTAAAACTCCGAGAAATGGAGTATGCATTGAACATGTAGCAG CTCGTCCTGGAACTTCCTGTCAAAACGAAGAAGAATGTGTCGATCACAGTTACTGCTCCCCAGAAACCAACAAATGCGAATGTATGAAAGCATCTCAAATGGTCATTGGAGGGGAGTGCCGCGAACGTTTGAAGGCTCATCCAGGATATGGATGTACGATGGGAGAAATGTGTGTCGGAAACTCAGTCTGTGTTAATGGAAAGTGTGCTTGTGTTgatggaaaagttgaaattaatAAGATCTGCATCGATCAAGTGTCAGCGAAGCCAGGAGATACATGCGGCAAGGGAATTATTTGTGAAGGAGGTAGTTATTGCAACACTGATTCTGGTAAATGTGCTTGTCGCAGAGGAGAGAATTCTATCAATGGT ATCTGCAAGGGTTTTACTTTTGTCTATCCAGGAGATCTCTGTACGGATATCACATCTAGATGCACGGGAGGTTCTTATTGTGCAAGAGGGCGATGTGAATGCCCACCCAGAATGAGCGCAATTGACAAGAAATGCGTGCATCAGCAAACAg CTGCCCCAGGTGAACCATGCTCAGAAAAGGTTGCCTGTTCACCATTCTCAGTATGTGAAAATAACGTGTGCAAATGTGTAAATAACATGATGATCCGGGACAAAATGTGCGTGCAAAGAAGAAAAGTTAATATTGGAAACTCGTGCAACAACGAAGACCAATGCCTTGGAAACTCTACATGCATGGATAACAATTGCCAATGTGGAATTGGCTTTGTTGCCAGCATGGATGTTTGTGTTCTGAGGAAAACTG TAACTCCGGGATATCTATGCAACCCTGAAGATATTTGTACTGGACAATCTGTATGCATCAAAGGAGTATGTCAATGCCAGCCTGATTACAAGCAAATGCACAATATATGTGTTAAGAAAAATATAGGAATTGAAGGAAGTCCTTGCTCGTCAAGAGATGACTGTGGAGAAGGTCTGATGTGTGGTGCTTCTGGGAAATGTTCTTGCCCAGAAGGACTTTTTTCAGTCAATGGAAAATGTAGAAGTTATG TTCAACTCGGACAAACTTGCACTAGTGACGATCGATGTGCCGAAAGAAATGCCCAATGCCAAGAAAACTATTGCACGTGTAGAACCGGATACACTAACATTAATGGACAGTGTGCTGCAAACATTGTGACTCCAGCTGAACCAGAAACTTTGTCACAAGTAAAAT CTGGTCTTCTCGGTCATATCTGTACATCGAATGACCATTGCAAAATTGCCCATTCTCAATGCCGTCGTAATGTTTGTCAATGTATTGATGGATATAGAATATTCGGATCAACCCAGTGTATTCCAAGACCTGGAAAACCGAAggaaagaaaaacggaaaaagaaAGTAAATTGGTAGAACTCGGCGATAAATGTGATAAACTATCATTGTGCTCAAAGGGAGCAATTTGTGAGAAGGGAGTGTGTTCCTGTCCTGAAACATTCTTTGAGAGTGATGGAGCTTGTGTGAAAAacgttgcaaaaattaaag TTGTGGTTCCTCCGTTGTCATCGTGTTTGGGTGGAGAAGAATGTAGTGGAAATAGTGAATGCGTTCATGGAATCTGCTTCTGTAAAGAAGAATTCACTCTGTTCGAGGGAAAATGTCAAAGATTAAGGATTATAGAGAAGTTGACTGTTCTCGAATCTAAGAAATTGATCAAGCCGATCAAGGCACATACTACTCCTACAGCTGCATCGAATACGACGCCAATTCCTGTGAAAACTACTACGACTCTTCAAACTACAACAGCTACGACGTTACCTGAAAATTACGTTTCCAGTTCTACAAATCGCCCTTTAACACCAATTATTATTTCAATGAAACTTGGATCAACTTCGTCTCCATCCCCACAAATCACTTCAAATCCAGAATACAAATGGAGAC tttCTAAACCCGGGCATATGTGTGATAACAAAACGCATTGCACAAATTGTTCTGTTTGTGTAAATGGTTTCTGTCGGTGTCCCGAAGGTCTTGTACATTATGGGGATAAATGTGTCAGTGAAATTGATG CAACTAAATGCCTGGCTTCTAATCAATGTCCATCCGGAGCTCAATGTGTGAAAGGAGAGTGTAGATGCAAGCCAGGACTTGGTATCACAAGATATGGATTTTGTGTTCCAATAACTTTCG CTGAGCCCGGAACATCTTGTGCGTATGGAGAACACTGTCAAAAAGATTCCCACTGTGAAGATGGTCTTTGTACATGCAATGAGCCCCTAGTcttgaaagaaaacaaatgcGTTGTATCACCACGag AACAAACAAGAAGACGTCAACCTTCAAGACTTCTGACCGAATGCCCGAGAGACGGATCATGCAGACTTCCCAGTTGCTTCTGCACTAG CACTGGAAAAATACCACCAAACAACTTCGACACGAAACAAGTTCCCCAAATGGTTATGTTGTCCTTCGACGATCCAATCACTGATAGAATCATTAACACTTTGAAATCTTTGTTCAGTGGAAGTATTCGCAATCCGAATGGATGTGCAATCAAAGGAACATTCTTTGTATCTCATCAGTGGAACAATTACGACCAATCCCTTTGGCTACATAGTACAAACCACGAGATTGGTGTGAATTCGATTACAAGAGAGGATCTTTCCGGTCGAACTCAAGAGAGATGGTACAAAGAACAAAAAGGAATGCGTGAAACACTTGCAGAGTTCAGTTTTATTGATAGATCTCATATTATTGGAACTCGGGCGCCGGAGCTTAAAATTGGAG gtgATGCTCAATATCGAATGATGTCTGAAAACAACTTTACTTTTGATAACTCAATGTTGGTCAGCAGCCCATATTGGCCACAAACGTTAGATCACAAATTAGCTTGGGAATGTGACGGAAATTGTCCAACACAAAGCCATAAGGCTATTTGGGAAATTCCAATTCAAAACATACAGGCAAATGACACGAGATGGTACAAAACATTAACGCGGGCCATGAAACCGTTTGACTCTCGTGATTCTGTGACAAAAATGCTCCAGAGAAACTTCATGAACCATTACAAAACCAACCGTGCACCATTTATATTAACATTGGACACTGAATTTTTGACGTATCTTCCAGACAATGGTGCAGTTTACGCTCTCagagactttttgaaattc attgttcaaaaacaagacGTTTTCGTGGTCACAGGAAGTCAAATTATTGATTACATGAGAAATCCGGTGGACCTTAACAATATTAAAAGTCTGCGTTCGTGGCAGTGCAAACCTCAAATGAAAGATGAAGCTAACCCATGCGAG aatcctaCGACGTGCAGTTTCAGTGGAAGAGCGAGAGGACAATTTGCGCATAGTTTCCGAATGTGTGGCGTTTGTCCCAAATCTTATCCTTGgatttaa
- the chts-1 gene encoding EGF-like domain-containing protein (Partially confirmed by transcript evidence) codes for MRLLFLVFILAEIMLQNEIMADHRTINQSFRGNFFRRRNYDGPRAYQIAPDLTCSYDNQCAGYPLAICHSVCQCVKGALNTGTTCIASSTAIQTSVACPAGQTYIREAGVCMTVQQPGEPCQYSQQCSALEPGAYCLKMRCECVYGMKKSSNGCTFVNNDCKERGHIFISEIGECREVFPPGGKGCSHNLQCSGAYPDATCFMQTCTCPPNLPVAADGTCGRSCPNNQVYSGVTGECLPEKQPGQDCIYSSQCQASFGGLVCDKNTCRCPNGLVFDGLKCSHGCPPHKRVIDKEICVEGCPSGIVEVAGRCVKQVSIGQPCVANAQCNFGSFCQSGTCQCPPGFYVQDEQCQAIESEPNESCQNNEKCTKGSVCYNGKCSCPRNHELINGHCQQNRAAAHAYNTALENIRKIRLRFASQSKSRNSSPQLTDVENDNDTVPIGSACVRIGVTCDGGSVCVAGICVCPLGKTPRNGVCIEHVAARPGTSCQNEEECVDHSYCSPETNKCECMKASQMVIGGECRERLKAHPGYGCTMGEMCVGNSVCVNGKCACVDGKVEINKICIDQVSAKPGDTCGKGIICEGGSYCNTDSGKCACRRGENSINGICKGFTFVYPGDLCTDITSRCTGGSYCARGRCECPPRMSAIDKKCVHQQTAAPGEPCSEKVACSPFSVCENNVCKCVNNMMIRDKMCVQRRKVNIGNSCNNEDQCLGNSTCMDNNCQCGIGFVASMDVCVLRKTVTPGYLCNPEDICTGQSVCIKGVCQCQPDYKQMHNICVKKNIGIEGSPCSSRDDCGEGLMCGASGKCSCPEGLFSVNGKCRSYVQLGQTCTSDDRCAERNAQCQENYCTCRTGYTNINGQCAANIVTPAEPETLSQVKSTKCLASNQCPSGAQCVKGECRCKPGLGITRYGFCVPITFAEPGTSCAYGEHCQKDSHCEDGLCTCNEPLVLKENKCVVSPREQTRRRQPSRLLTECPRDGSCRLPSCFCTSTGKIPPNNFDTKQVPQMVMLSFDDPITDRIINTLKSLFSGSIRNPNGCAIKGTFFVSHQWNNYDQSLWLHSTNHEIGVNSITREDLSGRTQERWYKEQKGMRETLAEFSFIDRSHIIGTRAPELKIGGDAQYRMMSENNFTFDNSMLVSSPYWPQTLDHKLAWECDGNCPTQSHKAIWEIPIQNIQANDTRWYKTLTRAMKPFDSRDSVTKMLQRNFMNHYKTNRAPFILTLDTEFLTYLPDNGAVYALRDFLKFIVQKQDVFVVTGSQIIDYMRNPVDLNNIKSLRSWQCKPQMKDEANPCENPTTCSFSGRARGQFAHSFRMCGVCPKSYPWI; via the exons ATGCGGTTATTGTTCTTAGTGTTTATATTAGCAG aaataatgtTACAAAATGAGATAATGGCAGATCATCGAACAATCAACCAATCGTTCCGAGGCAACTTTTTCAGAAGGAGAAATTATGATGGGCCAAGAGCATACCAAATTGCTCCAGATCTCACTTGCTCCTATGATAATCAATGCGCAGGGTATCCCTTGGCAATTTGCCACTCAGTTTGTCAGTGCGTAAAGGGAGCATTGAATACAGGAACCACTTGTATCGCATCTTCAACag ccaTTCAAACGTCTGTTGCGTGTCCTGCTGGTCAAACTTACATCCGCGAGGCTGGAGTCTGCATGACAG TTCAACAACCGGGCGAGCCTTGTCAATACTCACAACAATGCTCCGCACTGGAACCAGGAGCGTATTGCTTGAAAATGAG atgtgaaTGTGTGTATGGAATGAAGAAAAGCAGTAACGGATGCACATTTGTCAATAATGACTGTAAGGAAAGAGGTCATATTTTTATTAGCGAAATTGGGGAATGTAGAGAAG TTTTCCCTCCTGGGGGCAAGGGATGTTCCCATAACCTTCAATGCTCTGGCGCATATCCTGACGCTACCTGCTTTATGCAAACCTGCACTTGTCCACCTAACTTACCAGTCGCCGCTGATGGAACATGTGGAAGATCCTGTCCAAACAATCAAGTTTACTCCGGTGTCACAGGAGAATGTCTCCCAG AGAAGCAACCCGGGCAGGACTGTATTTACTCTTCACAGTGTCAAGCGTCGTTCGGTGGTCTTGTGTGTGACAAAAATACATGTCGGTGTCCGAATGGACTTGTCTTTGATGGACTGAAATGCTCACATGGTTGTCCTCCCCACAAAAGAGTCATTGACAAAGAAATTTGCGTTGAAG gATGTCCATCTGGCATTGTTGAAGTTGCTGGGCGTTGCGTGAAACAAGTTTCAATTGGACAACCTTGTGTTGCTAATGCTCAATGTAATTTTGGAAGCTTCTGTCAAAGTGGAACCTGCCAATGTCCTCCTGGATTTTATGTTCAAGATGAACAGTGCCAAGCAA ttgaaaGTGAACCTAatgaaagttgccaaaataaCGAGAAATGTACAAAGGGGTCTGTTTGCTATAATGGAAAGTGTTCGTGTCCAAGAAATCACGAGTTGATCAATGGTCATTGCCAGCAGAATCGAGCAG CTGCGCATGCTTATAACACTGCCCTTGAAAACATTCGTAAAATCCGACTTCGATTCGCAAGTCAATCAAAATCACGTAACTCTTCACCTCAACTAACCGATGTAGAGAATGATAATGATACTG TTCCAATCGGTAGTGCTTGCGTCAGAATCGGAGTAACATGTGATGGTGGATCAGTCTGTGTTGCTGGAATATGTGTATGTCCATTAGGTAAAACTCCGAGAAATGGAGTATGCATTGAACATGTAGCAG CTCGTCCTGGAACTTCCTGTCAAAACGAAGAAGAATGTGTCGATCACAGTTACTGCTCCCCAGAAACCAACAAATGCGAATGTATGAAAGCATCTCAAATGGTCATTGGAGGGGAGTGCCGCGAACGTTTGAAGGCTCATCCAGGATATGGATGTACGATGGGAGAAATGTGTGTCGGAAACTCAGTCTGTGTTAATGGAAAGTGTGCTTGTGTTgatggaaaagttgaaattaatAAGATCTGCATCGATCAAGTGTCAGCGAAGCCAGGAGATACATGCGGCAAGGGAATTATTTGTGAAGGAGGTAGTTATTGCAACACTGATTCTGGTAAATGTGCTTGTCGCAGAGGAGAGAATTCTATCAATGGT ATCTGCAAGGGTTTTACTTTTGTCTATCCAGGAGATCTCTGTACGGATATCACATCTAGATGCACGGGAGGTTCTTATTGTGCAAGAGGGCGATGTGAATGCCCACCCAGAATGAGCGCAATTGACAAGAAATGCGTGCATCAGCAAACAg CTGCCCCAGGTGAACCATGCTCAGAAAAGGTTGCCTGTTCACCATTCTCAGTATGTGAAAATAACGTGTGCAAATGTGTAAATAACATGATGATCCGGGACAAAATGTGCGTGCAAAGAAGAAAAGTTAATATTGGAAACTCGTGCAACAACGAAGACCAATGCCTTGGAAACTCTACATGCATGGATAACAATTGCCAATGTGGAATTGGCTTTGTTGCCAGCATGGATGTTTGTGTTCTGAGGAAAACTG TAACTCCGGGATATCTATGCAACCCTGAAGATATTTGTACTGGACAATCTGTATGCATCAAAGGAGTATGTCAATGCCAGCCTGATTACAAGCAAATGCACAATATATGTGTTAAGAAAAATATAGGAATTGAAGGAAGTCCTTGCTCGTCAAGAGATGACTGTGGAGAAGGTCTGATGTGTGGTGCTTCTGGGAAATGTTCTTGCCCAGAAGGACTTTTTTCAGTCAATGGAAAATGTAGAAGTTATG TTCAACTCGGACAAACTTGCACTAGTGACGATCGATGTGCCGAAAGAAATGCCCAATGCCAAGAAAACTATTGCACGTGTAGAACCGGATACACTAACATTAATGGACAGTGTGCTGCAAACATTGTGACTCCAGCTGAACCAGAAACTTTGTCACAAGTAAAAT CAACTAAATGCCTGGCTTCTAATCAATGTCCATCCGGAGCTCAATGTGTGAAAGGAGAGTGTAGATGCAAGCCAGGACTTGGTATCACAAGATATGGATTTTGTGTTCCAATAACTTTCG CTGAGCCCGGAACATCTTGTGCGTATGGAGAACACTGTCAAAAAGATTCCCACTGTGAAGATGGTCTTTGTACATGCAATGAGCCCCTAGTcttgaaagaaaacaaatgcGTTGTATCACCACGag AACAAACAAGAAGACGTCAACCTTCAAGACTTCTGACCGAATGCCCGAGAGACGGATCATGCAGACTTCCCAGTTGCTTCTGCACTAG CACTGGAAAAATACCACCAAACAACTTCGACACGAAACAAGTTCCCCAAATGGTTATGTTGTCCTTCGACGATCCAATCACTGATAGAATCATTAACACTTTGAAATCTTTGTTCAGTGGAAGTATTCGCAATCCGAATGGATGTGCAATCAAAGGAACATTCTTTGTATCTCATCAGTGGAACAATTACGACCAATCCCTTTGGCTACATAGTACAAACCACGAGATTGGTGTGAATTCGATTACAAGAGAGGATCTTTCCGGTCGAACTCAAGAGAGATGGTACAAAGAACAAAAAGGAATGCGTGAAACACTTGCAGAGTTCAGTTTTATTGATAGATCTCATATTATTGGAACTCGGGCGCCGGAGCTTAAAATTGGAG gtgATGCTCAATATCGAATGATGTCTGAAAACAACTTTACTTTTGATAACTCAATGTTGGTCAGCAGCCCATATTGGCCACAAACGTTAGATCACAAATTAGCTTGGGAATGTGACGGAAATTGTCCAACACAAAGCCATAAGGCTATTTGGGAAATTCCAATTCAAAACATACAGGCAAATGACACGAGATGGTACAAAACATTAACGCGGGCCATGAAACCGTTTGACTCTCGTGATTCTGTGACAAAAATGCTCCAGAGAAACTTCATGAACCATTACAAAACCAACCGTGCACCATTTATATTAACATTGGACACTGAATTTTTGACGTATCTTCCAGACAATGGTGCAGTTTACGCTCTCagagactttttgaaattc attgttcaaaaacaagacGTTTTCGTGGTCACAGGAAGTCAAATTATTGATTACATGAGAAATCCGGTGGACCTTAACAATATTAAAAGTCTGCGTTCGTGGCAGTGCAAACCTCAAATGAAAGATGAAGCTAACCCATGCGAG aatcctaCGACGTGCAGTTTCAGTGGAAGAGCGAGAGGACAATTTGCGCATAGTTTCCGAATGTGTGGCGTTTGTCCCAAATCTTATCCTTGgatttaa